DNA from Ananas comosus cultivar F153 linkage group 12, ASM154086v1, whole genome shotgun sequence:
CTCGCGCTTGTTTAAATTGGATGTTGGAATTTTTTTAGCAACTACTGTAGTAGAATTGTAGATAATTTGGGTGTAGTTTTAACCATAGCAGTTAAACAGAATCGATGCAAACACCATATTTTGGAGTTGCATGTAGTCAAAATTTGGTTGCTGCCCATGAAGCTATTTAGGACGTTGGGAGTTTGAATCCCCCCATGTGCATTACAGTTCTTGGGTTGTATATATAGAAAAGGCTTTTGGGAGGATTTTTTGATTAGTAATCTtcatccaaaaaaataataataatgctatTCCTACACCCCAAAATAAggtgtatatcttacactcTGTTCATGAGTAATTTTATACGTACACCTCAAAATAGAGTGCACATCTTACACTCTTTTCATCGGTCATCATTCTTCTACttgtcatattattttattttatttttttctaactatAATCTATTAAGAATTTGTGAACTCTAGAATAGAGAGCGTAAGATCTACATCCAAAAAGATCTTTTTTGAATATACAAATAGaatttccaacaaaaaaaagaaaaaaaaaacttcaatgtGCCCCCCCGTAGTTTAGCTCATTTATTTTGTGCCATCATATGGTTCAAAAAGTTGCACTTATCTATTCTATgattttatatctatttttaccaaaaaaatacACTATCAAATAGGATACCGGTTAAGAATATGCCTTCTTTTGAACCTGAGTTGAGTCAAATTAATTAACCCATTAAGTTGGttcataaaatatatcaattgattttgaaattgattCTCATTGGTGGAAGATACGTGCTTATCTATATAAGATTGAACTATATCTTTACCTCGGAAGGATAAAGATATATTAGGATTGCACATATTAGATGCAGAGTCGGTTTATGCTTCTCAAGCCGAGTCCAATTGATTGCGGTTGACTTCTTGACCGGgctaatgcattatatatacatgcattgTGAGCCGGATTGCGGTGTggccaaaattaattaagtCTTGAAGCCGTACGACAGTAAAGAAAAGGagaggctaattaattaagttttttgaAGCCGTACGGGAGTGCTTCAAGGTTGCCGCATGCATgtgacgtcggatcgaagtcgGCAGCGGAGCGGTGGTTCTCGACCAATTGCCTGAGCGGTTCGTATTCTTCGAAACAACggcataaaggaatttggttagagtttctatacttctctaatttggtaTTCTCggttttacaaaaaattttttcggtatttttcttggagttttcgttggaacaagaaggtgggattcaccataaggttcttgattttttatccggagaagacataagatgtaagcttgtacttctatttcttcatataatggaatacatctctctcgctctccccgtggacataggcaattgccgaaccacgtaaatcttggtttcttctttctgcatttatttcttttaccgttcgatcgattttctctatttttcgtgcatctttattggtagcacatgacggacgatccatccggttcccaacaataccaaagtaaatttttttaataattacatgatagttgtataattttttaaatcatcaGAGTGAACGAGGttaaaatgagctaaaccacgAGGGGGCAAACAAAAATTTACCCCCCAAAAAAATACTTTAGAATAGATGTGTCTACATCTAAATCTAGCAAATTTTCCActttttggtttcttttctttcaGAAAGGCATGTTCAAATATTGGAAACCATAGTGCTTAAAAACACACAACAAACTGAAAATGATGCATGTTCTTTTATTGATAAGCACAAGCAAAAAGCTTCAAAGAAGTACATGAATCAATCAACAGTAGTTGCATTTCACTAAAAATGTGTCAAAAGGAGGCTATTATTATACAAAAGAATGTGTTATTCCCAGCTCAAAAGAATTTTTAGCTTCTACTCTATCTGTGCAAAGGATTTCACTGAACATGGTAAGATTGTAACCACTTACCATTGCTAGTATGTTTTTCCTACTTATATCCATGTATAACCTAAAAAATGAATGCTTTTTCTCATAAAAATGTGATAACCCTAAGTTTCACCTtgcgaaaaaaataatagtaaaaaaaggaGTTTGGAGCTGATGATTTTGGTGTAGGTAGTGCAGGATTTACCACAAAGATCGTAACTTGAGAAACAAAGTTTCTCTAATGTTGGTGCTCGAAATTCCTGTACCTTTATGAGGATTATCGACTCTCGGGAATCGTTTTCTCAACAGCATTGCTGGAACCGTTGATTGTATTTTTCGGTAATGGCGGCGGTGGTCGTGATAGTGGTGGGTTTAACCAACTTCTATTTGATTCAAGAGGCTCTAGAATTACGACTTTGCCGTTGGAGAGACCAAGTGCGAATCGCATCGGCTCAGAAGGATGAGCAGCAATGGTAAGTGGGTACACAAATAAAACAGAGAAAACAGCATGATCGGAactggagagagaaaaaagagaaaatgttaGACAGGTATTTGAAGGCGCAGATTGCAACTTTCGATAAAAAAGGAAGTAAAATGTATGCATATCCACTGTGCTATTTAAATTGCAAGTTAGTCCTTGTACTTCTATAAATTCACATATATTATGCTTTTAGTACCTTATCATTTGACTTATTTTAGTTTAATCCAAGCAGCAGAATTGAAAAGTCTATGTAGTACAAATCAAGATTTTCTTAATATTCACGGTCTAAATTGCAACATATTTCAAAATTCAGGGGATAAACTGCTTAAACGAAAAGCACAGTGACTAACCTGCAACTTCGTGATAGTACAGGGGcaatccatacattttacccagAAATAAGGGCTCTGATTCAGAATTTTGTACCTTGGACCACTCAGATATGCTGTAGGTCTAATTACACAGCCCAATTCAAGAGATGGGGTTAGTATTCCCACACATCCATCAGTGAAACTTGCATATATCATCTTGGCAACGCACGAGTATGTTGCATGTGTAATATATCTTCTGGATAGTTTTGGGGTGCACCACTGTCAAGCAGAAGatcccccccaaaaaaagaagaaaaaaaaagaggatttgTTAAGAAAATAGATGAAAACCGCGATACACGTAATGTTGATTAACCTCAGAAGTAATGGAacttacaataaattatttagtaaCTCAAATAGTAAGCATATAAACTTTTTGGGACTCCAGGTGTTGCTATAAACAAGTTTGAGTTTACTTTAAAACCTGCTTAATTACTAAGCATAAAGAATGATCACAGTTCTGCTTGACACAGTTTTACTGCACACTGAAGTCCaagaaattattttctatccACTTTGACATTATTTTTAacatttgggaaaacttcaaataccccccatgtggtttcgcaatttctcactttagtaccctgtggtttaaagtatatcaagttagtaccctgtagtttcgcactttctcactttagtaccctgtggtttaaagtatatcaagttagtactctgtggttttatttttgtatcaagttagtaccctgtggtttcatttttctcttttaattatttatttcggggtattttttttattaaatcagtgacaaagttaaaactaaagggtgctaaaatgaatattcgataaacctaggtagggtatctgaagtttttttgtatataatttaatgaaatattaaaccacagggtactaaagtgagaaagttcgaaaccacatggtactaacttaatacactttaaactacagggtactacagtgagaaagtgcaaaaccacatggtactaacttgatacactttaaaccacagggtactaaagtgagaaagtgcgaaaccacgggtgggtatttgaagttttccctttacaTTTTTATGAAGCATacttgttgaattttttatcttaaatttatgATTGTGGATTACTCATTTGATAGCGTTAAAAAGCAGAAAAGGTTTAGCAAATAGAATGGTTCACTTTTAGCtgatgtatttaattttataaggtTTAGGGTTCACAGGTTTATATCCCCAAAGTAACTATAGCTAGTATCTATGTTCAAAAAAGTGATACACAAAATACCTCAATGAGGTAATAAGATACTGCAACAACCTGGAATGAATAAGCAAGACATAGTTTCGCATTCATTTTAAATTGGAATGAATATCGTAGGTCAGGCAAATGTAGAATTCTATTTGAATTGGTTGTAATACCCGAGATTAGACCAGCTTTATGATCCCATTTAAGATGGGAGTAAATAGTTGAGCTTACATTGGCTCACCCTTCTATTAGaaccgtatatatatatatatatatatatatatatatatatatatatatatatatatatatatatatatctggaAACTTAAGGgagtttaattttgtaaaaagaCCTGGATCAACGAAATCATGCTAAACACAACTAGAAGAAAAAGTCCAGGTGCAAGGAATTTATGCACAACTAACCTGGTGAAGGCATTCGAGTTTCGCTGCATCATATATAGCTAACTTCGCCGCATGGACAACCAGTAGATGGACCTGATCATGGTGAAACTGAACTTTTGTCCGTGCAAAACGGCCCGCAGATATGGTGGGTACTTGTAGACGCTTACTTCCTTGATGTTCCCATCCATGAGTGCCCCATTTGGATAACTGAAATAAATCAGTAAAAAGGAAACCGCTGTATCATCAGTTCCCATTGAACTCATTCTTTCTTgcattcttcttttttcttttcctttttctttttccccctgtTTACAGATGAAAAAAATGCACTCCTGTACTATCCAAACGCTATGACTTATTCCTTTATCTTTCCTCAACCACTTTATTCCCTGAGCTTTCTTATCTGTCCCAGTGCCATCACcgattaccaaaaaaaaaaaaataaataaatctaattttCCCTGCAAAGTAACCACTTTACTCTCATCAGATGTCAACTATCTTTCTTTCAACGAGTAAGGATGAAACTGCCATTTTGTGAAAGTTCAGGGAGTTGAGCGTGTCTTAAAAGTTCAAGGGCCAATTTGCTATGTCAGCATAGTGCAGGGACTATCCAAACATACTACCCTAAACCTTTCAGCATAAACAAACCTGAGCATCTGCTCCTGATGATATGAGTACATTCAGCTCGGTAGAAAAGGCGAGGCCTGTTACTCTCTTCTCATGATGCCCCTTTAGCTCTTTTATGATCTACAAAGCACAATAAACACCAAAAGCAGTTAAAAACCTGCCGCATTGTTTATGATAGAAACTAAATAGTGATGCGTTGACTATCTTTAATTATTATGTAATGTACCTTTTTCTTAGAGACCTTATTGTGAATCTCTCTCtacataaatttaattcttGCAGGTTGGTTAGAGGATTATGAACCCTAATCATAATCCTCATCTTTGTTTTATCATGGTATCATAGCAGGAGGTCCTAACTTCAAGTTCAACCAGACTCCTAGCTTCATTTAATTTCCTCTCCTTTATTTACTCCATGTCTTGGGCCTATTAAAATGTCCCAatcccagacgtgagggggagttattgaatataaaatgtttaaacactaTTCTCCAGTAGCTTAAAGCTTTGGGGATaaatggttgtttcacataattttaacaaaaagaaaatttcaaactgcaagagaaaaaaaaacctcattGGCTGTGAAATTATAGATTAATATGCTGGAGTCATCCCTGCCAATGGCGATGATGTTGTCTTCCTGTGCATCAAGAGCCAGAAAAGTTGCTGCAGGAGGGGAATTCATGAAACATTTCCTGTTCTGCATTAAACAAATTGTATAAACTTAACAAGGGAAGGATGTATAAACTGAACTATAGAGCATATTGAAATGGGTGCTTGAACTTCCAAATGTTTTCACTTCACTACAAATATTAAGGCTTATCTGATAATAAGTATCTCACTGTCAGAAACTAAATATATCTTTACCATTTCAATGGAATGCTCTGTAACTTAAACAGAATATTGCGCTACTAGATGGACCATTCAATAGCATTTTTCATGCAACTGGTAAGTTCAAATAGAGCTCAACGGAATTTTCTAAAATCTTAAGTAATGAAAGGAgatctagaaaaataaaaactttaaagtTCAGGTACCCATTTCAAATTGTGACAAGTTCAATGAGGTTTGTATATTTCTGCACCAATCAACTAGAAATTGGAGGAAGAACGAAATAACTAACATAAACAAGATACCGAGAATGTAGGAAGATCAAACAAAGTTATTTTTCCGCCTGATGTGGACACGGCATATGACTCGCTCCTTGACACTGCAAAGCAATGCACAAGTTCTTTTGTAGAGCTACCACTTCTATCGGTAACTCCAATGCAGAGTGCAGGTCGCCATAACTGTGGAAATATCATTGTCGTTGCCCAGAAAGTGTAGCATTCGTTGACATTGATGTCTCAAAGAGGTAATATGAAGAGACAAAAGGATAAAAACCTTTTCAGAAGCATTTTGATCAAATTCTTTCCATCTCCATATCTTGTGAACGCCACTCGAGTCAAGTGCCAATATATCATGCCCCAAATTCATATATCTCAGTTCATGCATCTAAAGATAGCAGCAGAAGTGagacgaaaaaaaattaagatacatGGATGTTGAATGGACcaagtataaaaatattaaatattttggctTTAAAATCCCGCCATCTCCAACAATGGAGAGTTTTCCTGTCATTTCTTAGATAAAATGAGTTACATTCTGCGAGCAACTGAAAAAAATGGTGATTATTTGGTACATTCCACACCCTACTTCCTTTCTCAAGATAATCCTCTCTTGATTTAAAGAAATCATTGGAAGGTTGATTGCCTCAAAATTCAACTTCTGTTGCTTCGTACGGAAATGGAACCTAAGGTAACTTCTAATATTGAGAAAAGATATAATTTCTTCAATGCACTTCCGATCACAAATTTCATTAATTCCCCTTGAAAAGTTTGGAATATCATCGATGTCCTCATAAACACTAAAAATATTTGCAAACACCTTACAGCTATCCTTCTGTCCAATTTGATGGAGGTAACAGGCAGTCCAATTTGATGGAACTGTTTCTAAATGTCACTTGCAGTGAATGAACTAAAAACTAAGGAAACTAAATCTTTACAAACTTTTTTAGCAAAAGAACTAAAACAATGATTAGACTCAGcaaggggggaaaaagaaaatcattccATTAGCTCTAAAGTAACAAACTGCACACTCAGCATGGAATTAAAAATAACATGGATCACTAATTCACTATATTCCTCCCCATTGTTGGGGTAAGTTCGTTAGTTCACTAGCTCAAGTGGGCATTTAACCATCCTTCACTCAGTAtggaattaaaaataatatggaTCTCTATATTCCCCTACAATGTTGGGGTAAGCTCGTTAGTTCACTAGCTCAAGTGGCATTTAGCCATCCTTTAACTCGAGTAAGTTTATAAGCAGGTAACAGAAGATGACAGTAGGGAATAATCGTGATAGATTCACATATTGAGATGGATAGCAGGTAATTTACAAGGCCCAACAAAAGTTGCGAATACCAGTCGACAAGGAGTAGGCTGGGACATAAATGAATAGAGTGACAAGCATATCAGAGCTTGAACATGGGGTTATAATCACACGCAAATAGTCCCAGGTTAAAAGATGGTTGAACAAACTTTCTACATAAGGATTAGATCCAACAAGCTGCTTATACTGGTAAGCTAGTTAGGTTATTACATCCTGTATTCTAACTTCCTCAGCATCAGACAAAGCGCAAAGTTGATGGCAGGTATACAGCTTTTAACAAAGGAGACAACAATAGAGTTACTAAATAAAAGATGAACAACTCCTAgaatgcaaaagaaaagaaatgatgcccATTATTGTATGGGGAATATTGAGGAAAACTTTGTGGAGAACACTTTCAACTCTATGAAACTGAAAATAGTACGTTCcaagcatattaattttttaaagtcaCTTGTATAGTTGTATTGTTACTTAACATTTTATGGCTTTGTGCATATACAGTCACTACCAATCTTTTTGCACAGTGCTCTTTGATATCTTACTATTGCATGTAAGTTTCTAAAACTTTGTGCAATAGTGATGCAGTAAAGGGAATAActttctcttatttatttaagttcttttagttttaatttccATGTAAgaattttggatttaaattttactatctaagTCATCTATCAGCATGTTTATGGTGTGTTGTCCTAATGATGTTCAAGGGATTTGAGAAGATATCTATCTTCTCTAGAATTATTTtggtttatttattgctttttaTGGGTTTTGAGAAGTGGTTAAAATCCAATTAAGAGTCTAACCCTTAATTGCACGATTGGCTTATTTTTAATTGGGCTTAATTCCTACATGTTTGGACTTTTGGGTCAGATATGGTTATCTGTGGCTTCATATTTAGGTTTAGACCTGGGCTTTGAATTTAGGTTTAAGTTTAACTAAGACCTATTATCAATTAAACCATTGGTCCTTATGTTACTAGAGCCCTTGGTCCTTATAAACAAATACAATTAGGAGACTTTCCCTCAAAAAGGGGTCTGGGTGACGTGAGGAAAAGTGTGAACGTGAGAAGCCCAAACGAATTGCCACCTAATAGTAACGACATTATGGATGCTAATAAAACAACGCATTTGAAGCACTgattaaattattcaaataataaatataaacttCAGATCATAAATTTgcaaccttttctttttctataaaataaggTTGAAAGAATACCAATTTTACATTTGGAAGAAAATATTGTTAACAAAATGAAAAGAAGATTTTGCTGTAAATTCTACCTAAATGACAATAATAACCATATACTATAATAATGATTAACAAAGAATTGGACATTTAGACCTTGCATAAagcacttgaaatatctagctACAGGCTCATCatagataaataattaaattcgtACAAAGCACTGGTCAAACTTATTATATTGCTTGTTTCCATACCTCAGCTGCCGGCATATCATCATGAAGCCTCAAAATTTGACACTGAGATGGCCTAATAACGTTGGcccatgtttttcttttctcttttgattCAGCATTCTGTTAGCATTTGGACGCATATTATTGCTCCCTATTCAACATGATTGGACCAAGCATAACTTTCCAAAAGAAGCATCATAATAGAAAAGATGTAGCAAAAGGAAAATCAGAACAGCTGTTCTGTAACAAATTTAACAGTCAGCAGAATTGTACTATTTCGTTCAgcaacaaaacaaataaatcaaataGCTAGGCAAATATTTCCTAGAGAGGTTAATTGTCGGTGCATGCGCCATTAGCTGattattatttaacttattataaaTGCAGCAACCTTTAGTTCTTTCATTTTGATTACCAAGAGCACAAAGACGATGTGAATCTCATACCCTACTTCCAATTCAACGATAGCCCCCATGCTTATTCGGAACTTAACTGGGCATGTAACTATGTTGATTTAGATTAATACTTCCTCAGCAGTTTCACGCTTATGTTGTCATGAATCACATTTCATAGACTTGAAGGAAACCTTGAATAGCAAAGCAAATCAAATAGAAAATCTCACAGGGACTTGCTAACACAATTTTTCATTAGTGCATTCTTAAAATAGGTCTTGTTCCATAGGGCCTTCCTACACTATTTCATGACAAGCAATCTCGTACTTCATGCTCATGCAAAGAATACAAAGACCAACTAAATTTTGCAAACGAATTGCTTGGAACAActtaggattatttttatgtcATCTCTAAGATCGAGTATCAGAATTTTTTTACCAGGGCTATTGCCTCTCACAGCTGCCATCCTACAATAGACATGCTAAAGATCGTTTTGCCTTTGTGCTTGCATGGGTTATCTCTAAGATCGAGTATCAGAATTTTTCAGTAGGGATATTTCCTCTACAGCTACCAACCTACGATAGGCATGCTAAAGATTGTTTCGCCTTTGTGCTTTCATGAGTCTTCTTGTTCCAATTTGTACAGGTgttaggaaaacaaaaaaaaagctaattaGGGAAGATAGGGAAATACCTAAAATGATTTGCAAGATCTGTTTGTGAATTTAGTCGGTGTTCGGCCCCGCGGCTTTTGCAACACACAACCGTACGCAGCCGTTTTGGATGTGTGATTGCGCGTGCAGTTCATGCACAAACGCACATCCCTATGTTTTTTAGGAAGCTCTGAATCGAAGCTTCCCCGAGTAAAAGAGCGGTGCGATCCGCCTGGGTGAAACAAGCCCTAATTCCATTTCAATTGATGCGATTTACTTCCTATTGTCTCCTACAGTATATAATTACACCTCAATTCAAAACTCTCAcattgatgagagagagaggaagagagagagagaaagagacatTGAAGAAAATCTCTCTCCCCATGCTTGTCCTGGAATACATTCAAACTTACTGAAAACTCATCCTTAGTGTAACTTCAAGAGTAATTAGGTTTGTCAATTGTCACACTCTCCCAAAACTTATaactagaaaaaatataaatagttaagAATTATATGTTCAAACTCTGCAAGCGTACTAGGAGATATGCAAACAAAAATaaccaataaataataaaaagggaaCAAAGAGGAAAAATGAATTGAAAATTTACCTCACATTCCATTACTTGCACCTGTATGCCTCTGTGGACTGCAAGTGCAGGAGgcctaaattaaaaaagaaaaagaaaggttaGAAAtcggagggaaaaaaaaagccctCTTTGTTTGGATGGAGAGGATAGGagtgaaaagaagagaaaagaaaagaaatttctcTCGTGTTGTTTGGCACCTTTCAatgaatcaaagaaaaaaaaattctaatattctcTTCATCATCTCTCCACTTCTCTTTTTTCCTGCTGTGATTTAGCCCAGAAGTTCTCATTTGGTCCAAATTGCTCACTATCCTAATATTAAATGCTGCTAAGTTTGATTTGATGAAGGACAATAAGTTCGACCCTCAACATTTGAAGACTACTCATTTCATTGTCACCGGAATAAAGTTAGCAGATTTAATCACCGTTAGGAGGAAAAGTAAGCATGTTTGGATTATATGCAGATTACCACCTGCTGCCACGAGTAGAAATCAGAGGCGCACCAAAAATGGTTCGAAGGTTCCGCGTTTCAAGCTTTGGAAACTCCTTCAGCTTGCCCTCGAAATCATGGTTCTTCTCAATCAGCCCCTTCAGCTCCTCAAAAGCACAATCCCTCCGCAATAGCATATCCCTAAAAGAAAATTACTATGAATGCACCATTCGCCTAAGTACCAAATACCAATAACAACTAATTTAACACCATTACCTCACAGGAGGGGTGGTGAGAGCATCCTTCGTATCGAACAGTTTGAGATCATTCGAGAGAATTTGCATCTCCTTCTCCCCCTCCATCCTACGAACAAGACACAACAACAAAAATCTTGATGGAGAGGAAGGGGATTAGATTGGATTAGATCAGATTGGATTGATCGATGTGTTCTTTTACCGATCGTGGGTGTCGAAGTACTTCATCCTGCGGAGCTCGAAGATGAGCTTCTTCGATTGGGGGTTCGAGTCGACATCCGTGAATCCGGAGACGTACCACTCCGCCTCGTCCCAATCGCCGGCGATCACCGCCCTCTTGAAGCGGCGGAGGCTGAAGAAGCTTCCGGACTCCCTCTCGAACCTTCTcccagggtttagggtttcgaaatcaagaagagagagagaaagagagatgtagacagagaaagagaaggagagggagaagggggATTTGGGGATCCGCACATGCGAGCGGTGTCGTGGAGGTTGTTCTCCACGAGGTATTGGTGGACGAGGAAGAAGAGCTCGCCATCGGCGCCGGCGGAGGCGCCGGAGGTgggggcggaggcggcggcggcgccgccgccgccgccaccgtgcGACGGCGATGGCATCACGGCGAAGGTttgggtggagagagagagagagagagagagagagaatgggaaGGGGAAAGCGGGGGAGAATCGGAGAGAGGAGGACAATTTAAATAGTGGGGGAAAATTGGGTATGGATCCCTACAAAACAAGAAAATTGCGGATTGGTTGATAAGAAAATATGTATggagaacccctcaactattacaCGCTTCGAAAATATGTATggagaacccctcaactattacaCGCTTCGAAATTGGTCCCCCGATTTTTATTAATAGatagtttaattattttaatttaatttttttaccagATTAGGCATTTCTAAGATTAAATTTGTTGGTAAAAGATAACGAAGAACTGTTAATTTTaataagaattattaatttaatgaaTTCCTAGAAAAATGCATGGAGAATCACTAATTTTTTAGTTTCGAGTTATTccaatttagttaaaaaatNGTAAAAGATAGCGGAGAACTGTTAATTTTaataagaattattaatttaatgaaTTCTTAGAAAAATGCATGGAGAATCACTAATTTTTTAGTTTCGAGTTATtctaatttagttaaaaaataattattctattaggTTGTGATGAATATTATATGTGGCAATAGTTAttgatgaatttgataaaaatatctcatttatttcaaaaaaaatcaagtaaCTCTAGTTAGAACATATcaatctaaaataataaaaaaaaaaaaaaaaaaaaaaaaaaaaaaagcagaaaggAAAAATTTCTAAGCAACCTGTAGGCTATAGCTAAGGTGGTTTGAGTATATTTCTCTATTTGATCtttaatcaaattatataaaagttaagGAGTATcaatgcaacaaaaaaaaaaacttgaggaTACATTTGAGAACGGACTATAGTTGAGAGGTCTCATTGCACTTttcaccttcttctttcttattccaACGTTCTCTTTCGCGCCTATATTCGTACCTCGCCCCCTTACTCACCGaacgc
Protein-coding regions in this window:
- the LOC109718337 gene encoding topless-related protein 1-like isoform X1, whose translation is MPSPSHGGGGGGAAAASAPTSGASAGADGELFFLVHQYLVENNLHDTARMFERESGSFFSLRRFKRAVIAGDWDEAEWYVSGFTDVDSNPQSKKLIFELRRMKYFDTHDRMEGEKEMQILSNDLKLFDTKDALTTPPVRDMLLRRDCAFEELKGLIEKNHDFEGKLKEFPKLETRNLRTIFGAPLISTRGSRPPALAVHRGIQVQVMECENAESKEKRKTWANVIRPSQCQILRLHDDMPAAEMHELRYMNLGHDILALDSSGVHKIWRWKEFDQNASEKLWRPALCIGVTDRSGSSTKELVHCFAVSRSESYAVSTSGGKITLFDLPTFSNRKCFMNSPPAATFLALDAQEDNIIAIGRDDSSILIYNFTANEIIKELKGHHEKRVTGLAFSTELNVLISSGADAQLSKWGTHGWEHQGSKRLQVPTISAGRFARTKVQFHHDQVHLLVVHAAKLAIYDAAKLECLHQWCTPKLSRRYITHATYSCVAKMIYASFTDGCVGILTPSLELGCVIRPTAYLSGPSSDHAVFSVLFVYPLTIAAHPSEPMRFALGLSNGKVVILEPLESNRSWLNPPLSRPPPPLPKNTINGSSNAVEKTIPESR
- the LOC109718337 gene encoding topless-related protein 1-like isoform X3 — its product is MPSPSHGGGGGGAAAASAPTSGASAGADGELFFLVHQYLVENNLHDTARMFERESGSFFSLRRFKRAVIAGDWDEAEWYVSGFTDVDSNPQSKKLIFELRRMKYFDTHDRMEGEKEMQILSNDLKLFDTKDALTTPPVRDMLLRRDCAFEELKGLIEKNHDFEGKLKEFPKLETRNLRTIFGAPLISTRGSRPPALAVHRGIQVQVMECEMHELRYMNLGHDILALDSSGVHKIWRWKEFDQNASEKLWRPALCIGVTDRSGSSTKELVHCFAVSRSESYAVSTSGGKITLFDLPTFSNRKCFMNSPPAATFLALDAQEDNIIAIGRDDSSILIYNFTANEIIKELKGHHEKRVTGLAFSTELNVLISSGADAQLSKWGTHGWEHQGSKRLQVPTISAGRFARTKVQFHHDQVHLLVVHAAKLAIYDAAKLECLHQWCTPKLSRRYITHATYSCVAKMIYASFTDGCVGILTPSLELGCVIRPTAYLSGPSSDHAVFSVLFVYPLTIAAHPSEPMRFALGLSNGKVVILEPLESNRSWLNPPLSRPPPPLPKNTINGSSNAVEKTIPESR
- the LOC109718337 gene encoding topless-related protein 4-like isoform X4, translated to MPSPSHGGGGGGAAAASAPTSGASAGADGELFFLVHQYLVENNLHDTARMFERESGSFFSLRRFKRAVIAGDWDEAEWYVSGFTDVDSNPQSKKLIFELRRMKYFDTHDRMEGEKEMQILSNDLKLFDTKDALTTPPVRDMLLRRDCAFEELKGLIEKNHDFEGKLKEFPKLETRNLRTIFGAPLISTRGSRPPALAVHRGIQVQVMECENRKCFMNSPPAATFLALDAQEDNIIAIGRDDSSILIYNFTANEIIKELKGHHEKRVTGLAFSTELNVLISSGADAQLSKWGTHGWEHQGSKRLQVPTISAGRFARTKVQFHHDQVHLLVVHAAKLAIYDAAKLECLHQWCTPKLSRRYITHATYSCVAKMIYASFTDGCVGILTPSLELGCVIRPTAYLSGPSSDHAVFSVLFVYPLTIAAHPSEPMRFALGLSNGKVVILEPLESNRSWLNPPLSRPPPPLPKNTINGSSNAVEKTIPESR
- the LOC109718337 gene encoding topless-related protein 4-like isoform X2, with product MPSPSHGGGGGGAAAASAPTSGASAGADGELFFLVHQYLVENNLHDTARMFERESGSFFSLRRFKRAVIAGDWDEAEWYVSGFTDVDSNPQSKKLIFELRRMKYFDTHDRMEGEKEMQILSNDLKLFDTKDALTTPPVRDMLLRRDCAFEELKGLIEKNHDFEGKLKEFPKLETRNLRTIFGAPLISTRGSRPPALAVHRGIQVQVMECENAESKEKRKTWANVIRPSQCQILRLHDDMPAAEMHELRYMNLGHDILALDSSGVHKIWRWKEFDQNASEKLWRPALCIGVTDRSGSSTKELVHCFAVSRSESYAVSTSGGKITLFDLPTFSNRKCFMNSPPAATFLALDAQEDNIIAIGRDDSSILIYNFTANEIIKELKGHHEKRVTGLAFSTELNVLISSGADAQLSKWGTHGWEHQGSKRLQVPTISAGRFARTKVQFHHDQVHLLVVHAAKLAIYDAAKLECLHQWCTPKLSRRYITHATYSCVAKMIYASFTDGCVGILTPSLELGCVIRPTAYLSGPRYKILNQSPYFWVKCMDCPCTITKLQFRSCCFLCFICVPTYHCCSSF